The window TAAAATCAACTAAAAGTTGCTCAATTTGTTCTCTAGCAGTTGCAGTATGCGCAAATCTTAAGCCTTTAGCAATAAGACGCGATCGCTCTTGTAAATCATTTTTTTGCCGCGCCAGTTTCCAAGATTGATACGCTAGTGCATCACCAGGATGATTAGTAAAGCCTGCGGGTAATGTCCGAAATCGCGAGAAGTCTTTAACGGCTTTAGCAACTTCTTTTGCTTCATCTGCATCAAGTCGGTGCAATAAAATTAACTCAGCAGCAGCAGCACGTTCAGCTTGAGTCAATAAGCGCAGTTCATATAATACATCACTACCCCGCTGGGCATAATGCGATCGCACTTCAGGTGGTGCTTCAGCTTTCTCAATCGAATCGTATACTTGTGCGCCGACAATCACTTGATTTTGCTGTACTGGTTCAAATCCAGTTGCTTCAAAAATTGCTTGGGAATTATAACCCGACTTTTGTAATTTGGCACAAGCTTTGCCCCATTCTACCCAATTGCCCTGCTTTTGCCGCAGCGATCGTAACAATTCCTCAATCACTTCTTGGGATTCACCACCATTAGCAGGATTCGCCGGTAATTCAGTCATAATCTCAGCAACTCTTCAGCACAAATTCTATTTTAATCTGAAGAGTGTAGAGGAGTAGAGGGGCGGAGGAGCAGAGGAGAAATACTACAATAAAATTCTTTTGCACTAACCACTAGTCACTAATAACTAATCACTAGCTACTCCCTATGACTTCAACTCAAATCCGCAATATTTTCGACCGCATTGCTCCAGTTTATGACCAAATGAATGATTGGCTGAGTTTAGGTCAGCATCGCGTTTGGAAGCAAATGACTGTGAAATGGAGTTGTGCAAAAACGGGAGATAAGTGTCTTGATTTATGTTGTG of the Gloeocapsopsis sp. IPPAS B-1203 genome contains:
- a CDS encoding RuBisCO accumulation factor 1, coding for MTELPANPANGGESQEVIEELLRSLRQKQGNWVEWGKACAKLQKSGYNSQAIFEATGFEPVQQNQVIVGAQVYDSIEKAEAPPEVRSHYAQRGSDVLYELRLLTQAERAAAAELILLHRLDADEAKEVAKAVKDFSRFRTLPAGFTNHPGDALAYQSWKLARQKNDLQERSRLIAKGLRFAHTATAREQIEQLLVDFTAAAKRPAPRLPFYRLEAEEELPCLVPVVGEIPLKVDDFKAVPFVEEIEPFRMVKFAGEQAWIPIPGWQVVLGTQDPVVILCKGDRLPNQTDSSKEQVLVLVDRSQREWDANSYFVVEQSGQLEFQWFDTATNTPLLGRVVLVLRPKRIVDEELTKDSWQIDE